From the Chloroflexus aurantiacus J-10-fl genome, one window contains:
- a CDS encoding DUF427 domain-containing protein: MPRAVWNGTVIAESPTTIVVEGNHYFPPESVRREYLRDSQTHTVCPWKGTASYYDVVVNGQVNRDAAWYYPTPKEAARQIAGYIAFWRGVRIEV; encoded by the coding sequence ATGCCCCGTGCAGTCTGGAACGGTACTGTGATCGCCGAAAGCCCGACAACCATCGTCGTTGAGGGTAATCACTATTTCCCGCCGGAATCGGTGCGTCGCGAATATTTGCGTGACAGCCAGACCCATACGGTGTGCCCGTGGAAAGGAACGGCTAGTTACTACGACGTAGTGGTGAACGGTCAGGTGAATCGTGATGCAGCCTGGTACTACCCGACACCGAAAGAGGCAGCCCGGCAGATAGCTGGCTATATTGCCTTCTGGCGTGGAGTGCGGATTGAGGTGTAA
- the dprA gene encoding DNA-processing protein DprA has translation MDDIVRYYLGFNLVPGIGPLRLARLIERCGSIAEAWYADEAAMVAAGLDARSMAGLRAVRESIDLDAELARVRTAGITPVAVVDPLYPPLLRMTPAPPPLLYLRGTLTPADQRAVAIVGTRHPSHYGREVARRLARDLATAGVTIVSGLALGIDTIAHTAALEAGGRTIAVLASGVDRIYPERNHALAGQIIASGALLSDYPPGTPPAPLNFPPRNRIISGLSLATIVVEAGANSGALITVQFALDQGREVMAVPGSIFSPLSVGPHRLIRDGAVIVTSADDVLAALNLDQCGEAFEPSLELALTAEEEAIYAVVEAEPQHIDVIGRAAGQSAAATAAALALLELKGLVRQVAPLYYARGR, from the coding sequence ATGGATGATATTGTCCGCTACTACCTCGGTTTCAATCTGGTACCCGGTATTGGCCCGTTGCGGCTGGCCCGCCTGATCGAACGTTGTGGCTCGATTGCTGAGGCGTGGTACGCCGATGAAGCGGCGATGGTTGCTGCCGGCCTTGATGCGCGTAGTATGGCCGGTTTGCGTGCAGTTCGCGAGAGCATCGATCTCGATGCTGAGCTGGCACGGGTTCGGACTGCCGGCATTACGCCGGTGGCAGTCGTTGATCCACTCTATCCACCTTTGCTGCGCATGACTCCGGCACCTCCGCCACTGCTCTATCTGCGCGGCACGCTTACGCCTGCCGATCAGCGGGCGGTCGCGATTGTTGGTACGCGCCATCCCAGTCATTATGGACGTGAAGTAGCACGACGCTTGGCCCGTGATCTGGCGACTGCGGGAGTGACGATTGTCAGTGGTCTGGCTTTAGGCATTGACACAATTGCCCACACTGCCGCACTGGAGGCTGGTGGCCGCACAATTGCCGTGCTGGCCAGTGGGGTTGATCGGATCTATCCTGAACGCAACCATGCTCTGGCCGGGCAGATCATTGCATCGGGAGCATTGTTAAGCGATTATCCACCGGGCACCCCGCCGGCACCCCTCAATTTTCCGCCGCGCAACCGTATTATCTCCGGGCTGAGTCTGGCAACGATAGTAGTTGAAGCAGGTGCGAACAGCGGTGCCCTTATCACTGTCCAGTTTGCTCTCGATCAAGGACGCGAGGTGATGGCCGTCCCCGGATCAATTTTTAGTCCGTTGAGTGTTGGCCCGCATCGCCTGATCCGTGATGGGGCAGTCATTGTTACCAGCGCCGATGATGTGCTGGCAGCACTCAATCTCGATCAATGTGGAGAGGCGTTTGAACCGTCGTTAGAACTTGCGCTGACTGCGGAAGAAGAAGCGATCTATGCCGTGGTTGAAGCAGAACCGCAGCATATCGATGTTATCGGTCGTGCTGCCGGTCAATCCGCAGCGGCGACAGCAGCAGCACTGGCTTTGTTAGAGTTGAAAGGATTGGTGCGGCAGGTAGCCCCGCTCTACTACGCACGGGGCAGATAA